The segment GGTAACTCCCGGTTCACTTCAACAATCCCAGGTTTTTCCCAATACTTTTCCAGATTCAACATTCACCTTCACTCCTTATTCTTTGACAAGAAGAGCACTCGTTCCCTGTGGAATTCGAGTGCTCTCCTCGGCACATCTTCAGCTTCTATTATCGACCCATCCAGCCGCCGTCTACCGTTACAATGGTGCCGGTTACATAATTTGAGGCTGGCGAGGCCAGATAGATCACGGCTCCGTTGAGGTCCTCCGGTCTGCCCCAGCGGCCGGCAGGAATTCGGCTCAGAATTGCTTCATACCGGTCCTTGTCATTGCGAAGCTGCTCGGTATTGTCTGTTTCGATATACCCCGGTGCAATCGCATTGACCTGAACACCCCGGGAAGACCATTCATTCGCCAATGCCTTCGTCAGCTGCCCGATTCCGCCTTTACTGGCGGCATAGCCCGGAACGCTAATGCCCCCCTGGAATGTGAGCAATGAGGCCGTAAAGATAATTTTGCCGCTGCCTTGCTCCAGCATGCCCTGCCCGATTTCTCTGGCCAGTATAAACTGTGAGTTCAAATTGACCTCGATCACATGATCCCAATAGTCATCCGGATGCTCTGCAGCGGGCTTGCGCATGATGGTTCCAGCATTGTTTACCAGAATGTCCACCTGCCCATGCTCTTCCTTCACCCTGGCTGCAAAGGCAACCAAAGCTGCACGGTCACTGAAATCACAGGCATAGCCGGAAAAAGAACGACCGGTGCGAAGAACCTCCTGCTCAATCTCGCTTCCCGATTCCTCCAGTGTCGCACTGACTCCGATCACATCGGCCCCGGCCTGTGCCAGTGCGAGCGCCATAGATTTGCCAATCCCGCGCTTGCAGCCTGTCACAAGTGCCTTCTTCCCTTCCAGTCCGAACCATTGCTGAATACTCATATTACTGCATCCCTTCATTGCAGCGGATCAGCACCTTCATCGCTCCGCTGCCGGATTCCATTTGTTCAAAGCCCGCTTGAATTTCATTCAGCGGATAGACCTCACTAATAATCTGGTCCAGAGCCAGCTCTCCGCCCGCCACCAGTGCGATCGCTTTCTCAAAATCCTCATGCTCGTACACACGCGCGCCTACCAGCTTCAGCTCTCTCCAGAAGAAGC is part of the Paenibacillus algicola genome and harbors:
- a CDS encoding SDR family oxidoreductase, coding for MSIQQWFGLEGKKALVTGCKRGIGKSMALALAQAGADVIGVSATLEESGSEIEQEVLRTGRSFSGYACDFSDRAALVAFAARVKEEHGQVDILVNNAGTIMRKPAAEHPDDYWDHVIEVNLNSQFILAREIGQGMLEQGSGKIIFTASLLTFQGGISVPGYAASKGGIGQLTKALANEWSSRGVQVNAIAPGYIETDNTEQLRNDKDRYEAILSRIPAGRWGRPEDLNGAVIYLASPASNYVTGTIVTVDGGWMGR